CGGCCGATTTGCCTGACGTTCGGGGCGGGCATGACAAAGCGAGGACCCAGCGCTGAAAGGCACCCGGGTCCTCACCGCATCGCTGTTGCTGGTCGCCAGGGCGCGGAAGGCCGCGCCCTGGCGGGGGACATTATTTGAAGTTCATGTGGACGGCCTTGATGTCAGCCGTGCGGCCGGGGCCGTGGCAGACCATGCACTGCTCGACCTTGAGGAGCGCCGTGGCGCGGGGTTCATAGAAGGCGCCGCCATTGCCCCTGAAGTGGGCGATCTCAGCAGCGGCGTCGTGGCAATTGGAGCAGGCCGCCGTGATCGGCGAACTCACCAGGGTGGTGGCAGCCGCGTCGGTGTACGCCGTGGTGGCGGAGGGGGAGAAGTTCGTCGAGAAGCCGGATCCGTAGACGGCGCCGGCGGTCACGAAGGGGGACCAGTAGGTGCCCGGGATGGTTTCCGTACCCGTGACGATGGTATTCACAGGATTCGGAACTGTGCCGGTGGCAACGGTGGTCCAGAGCAGGTTGGGAAGCGCGGCCGCGCTGGCGCTGTTCCGGAAATCGTACGAACCGGACACGTGGCAGGCTTCACAGTTGTTCAGGATCGCCGGGTAGGTGATCTCCCAGTACTTGTCGCCAGCAGCGGCTTCCCAGGAGTACTTGTTCGCGCGCTTGCCCGCGGAATGGAGGGCGTGGACCGCGTCCTTGATGTTCACGCCCCAGCCGTTGTTCACGCGGTTCACGTTGTGGCAGAAGGTGCAGGTCGGCGCATCGTTGCGCTGGCCGGCGTGGTAGACCTTCTCGGTGAAGACGCCGAGCGCGGCGTGGCAGTCATTGCACTTCTGGTTGGTGACGATGGCGCGGCGGGCGGTGCTGCCGCTGACCAGCTTGGTGACGTTGGGGGCCGGCACGCTCACGCCGCCCTGACCGGTGCCGGTCACCTGGACATACTTGCTCGTAGTGGTGTTGAAGGTGACCTGCAGGGGGGTGTAGGCGTAGCCTGCCACGTCGGTCTGGGTCAGGGGCTGGGTGGAGCTCAGGCCGTAGGTGTAGCCGATGCCGCCGGTCAGGTTCGTGGCGGTGGCGGGGATCACCACGCCCGTCATGGTCAGGGTGTAGTAGCCGCTGGCGTCGGGGCCCGAGAGGGTTCCGGCCGCCGTAGCCGCAAGGGCGTTGCCGTACTGGTCCTTGCCGTCCCCGCGCCAGATGTTCTTGACGTAGGTGCTGACGGACGCGTTCCAGTCGGCCGGAGTGGCGATGCCGTCCTGGGGCACGGAGAAGGTCAGGTAGACGCTGGGGCCGCCGGCATAGTTGTCCCAAAACTCAGGCGTGCTGGCGGTGCTCACGAAGGTCTTGAAGTCTTTCCGCAGGCCGTCTTCGAGGAAGCGGAAGACGAACACGGGCTGACGGCTCGCGTTCAGGCTGACCGACTGGAAGTCCCAGGTCACACGGTGGGCGCCGACGGGCAGGATGCCGGTGTAGGCGGCCACGTAGGAGGCGTTGGTGTTGTTGTTGCCGCCGGTGGCGACCAGCCAGGCATTGTTCGGGTTGGGGGCGACCACCGGCGTGTGGATGACCTGCATCTGCGAGGCCCCGTGGCAGCTGGCGCAGTTCTGGTCGCTGGTCTGGGCGCCACCGGCATGGTTCGCACCCGTGGCCCAGATGATGGCGTCGTGGCAGGCGCCACAGGCCAGGCGGCTGGGCACGCTGGTCCAGTTGCCGCCCTGGGCGGTCGCGGAAGCGCTGTGGCACTTCGTGCAGTTCCGCAGATCCTGCGGGTAGGTCACTTCGTTGTACTGGGTGCCGAACTGGTTGTAGCCCTGGTAGGTGAGGAGCTCGCCCGTGTGGATCTTGTGGATCATGTTGGGGAAGTTGGGCAGCGCCCGATCCTGGAGCCTGGCGGTGTAGATGCCGTAGGCACCGGGGACGAGGACATTGCCCGTGGCCGGCAGGGACTCGGTGGCACCGTACTTGTGCTGCTCGGTGTGGCAGACCACGCACAGCAGGACGTCATGGATGGGCGGGAAGTAGTTGGCGTGGAAGGCCAGCTTGGTGTGGCAGCTGTTGCAGGCGGCCTGGTCGGCGATCACCCGCTGGGCATCCGTGGCGGTGACGGCCTTGCCCGTGGAGGGGATGAAGTCGTAGGACAGGTTGGCGGAATCCAGCATCTGGATCGTGGTGCCGGGCTGTTTCCCGCCCGCGGTGATGATCAGCCGATGGGTGAGGGTCGGCTCGTAGGTCAGATCGTCCAGGTCGGCCTTGAGGTGGGTGGCATCGTAGACGGTGGCCGCATCGACGTAGCCTTTGACCTTGGTGATGTCGAGGGCGAAGGTGTAGGTGTAGGTGCCGTCGAGGTTGTCCTTCAGGGTCCCGTCGTTCTCATGCTCCGCGAAATGGGGCACGGCGGTCTGTCCGGCGGCGGGAGTCTCCGTGACGACGTAGTTCACCCAGCGGCTGGGGCTCCCCGTGGCTGCATTGGCGGGGACCAGCTTGGCGATGCTGAAGCCGAAGTTGGGGTAGATTCCGCTCGCGTTCTTGACGGCCAGGCCGCTCACGGGAGTGCCCATGCCGTCCGTGATCGTGAAGGTCACGACGGGCGCGCCGCCCATGGTCACGCTGTTGACCGCTCCCTTGAGGGCCAGCTTCGACCACTGGTCGCCGGTCAGCTGCTCGGCCTTCAAGGTGATGGTCGCGTTGGTGCCATTCGTGCCGTTGGTGCCGTTGGTGCCATTGGTGCCATTGGTGCCGTTGGCGCCGGCGGGGCCGGTCTTGCCGTTGCAGGCCACCAGGATCAGGATGGCCGCTCCCGCGACGAGACCGCAGAGGTGCTTCAAAGGTCGGTGTTGCATGGTTCATCCTCCTTCAGGGATTCGGACTGCAGACCTTCGGGCGAGATGGGGAGCACCGACCTACAGCGACCGCTGCCTCCTCATGATTTCGTCGATGAGGATCCTCCGGTAATTTAATGAGTCAATCATGCTTGTGATCCGTGTCACGTGCGGCGTGACAGTTCGATAAGTCCTCAACACAAAGGACCTCGGCGTCCGTACAGCAGGAAGCCCCCGTTTCCGAGGGCTTCCTGCTGGCCTGTTGCGGACTCTAACGGCCCTGGGGCTTCGCCGTGGGCTGCCGGGCCTCGATCCGCTTCCGGAGGCTCTGGAAGAGGTCGTTCGGCAGGACGTTCTTCGTCACCAGGAAGGCCTTGGAGAGGTACGGGCGGCCGGCGATGATCTTGTCGGCGTACGCATCCGTGATCCCCGGGAGGGTCTTCAGCTGGTCCTTGGTGGCGCTGTTGACATCGATGGCCTTCGCATCGGCATCCGCCTTGGCCTTCGCGCGGATCTTGGCCTTGGCCGCGAGGTCCTTGGCCCGGGCCGCCCTGGCGGCGGTGTTCTTGGGTGCCGTCTTCCGGGGGGGGTCGGTGTCCTCCTGGGCCCGGGCCGGGAGGCTCGGGAGCAGGAGGGCCGCAACGGTCAGCGCCAGGTTCAACAGGGGTTTCTTCATGGGGACCTCGTGAGGCGGACCGCCGATTCTCCGGCGGGAGCGCAAGGCCTGTCAACCGGCCGGAGGCTCGGTGGTGGAATCGGAAAAAGGACCCGGCGCTGGAAGGCATCCGGGTCCTCGTTCATGGCAGGTGCTGGTTGCCAGGACGCGGCAGGCCGCGTCCTGGCAGGGGACATTACCTGAAGTTCATGTGGACGGCCTTGATGTCGGCCGTGCGGCCGGAGCCGTGGCAGACCATGCACTGTTCGACCTTGAGCAGCGCGTTGGCACGGGTCTCGTAGAACGAGCCACCGTTGCCCCGGAAGTGGGCGACGGCCGTCGAGGAGTCGTGGCAGGAGGCGCAGGCGGCCGTGATCGGGGAGCTCACGAGGTTGGTCTTGGCGACATCCTGGGTGAGCACGCCGGTGGCGGCATTGTAGCTGGGGCCGGTGCCGTAGTTCGTGACGTTGTCGGCCACCACGTAGGGCGAGAGGGAGAAGTAGCCCGTGGGGTTCGTGGTGGGGTCGCTGTTGTAGGTGCCCTTGCCCACGGTGGAGAAGAGCATGTTCGGGATGGCCGCAGCGTTGGCGCTGTTGCTGAAGTCATAGGACCCGGGAACGTGGCAGGCCTCGCAGTTGTTCAGGATGGCCGGGTAGGTCACCTTCGCGAACGTGTCCGTGGGGGTGGGGGCGTGCCAGTTGAAGGGCACGGTCCGCTTGCCGGCGCCGTGAATGCCGTGGAGGAAGGTGCTGGCATTCGCGCTCCAGGCGCTGCTGGTCTGGTTGGGGTTGTGGCAGAAGTGGCAGGACTCGGCGTTGTTGCGCTCGCCCGCGTGGTAGGCGGAGGCGGTGAAGACGCCCAGGTTCTTGTGGCAGTCGTTGCACTTGGCGGTGTCCACGATGTTGCGGCGGGCAGTGGAGCCAGCCACGGTCATGAA
This DNA window, taken from Geothrix edaphica, encodes the following:
- a CDS encoding ComEA family DNA-binding protein translates to MKKPLLNLALTVAALLLPSLPARAQEDTDPPRKTAPKNTAARAARAKDLAAKAKIRAKAKADADAKAIDVNSATKDQLKTLPGITDAYADKIIAGRPYLSKAFLVTKNVLPNDLFQSLRKRIEARQPTAKPQGR
- a CDS encoding OmcA/MtrC family decaheme c-type cytochrome, producing the protein MQHRPLKHLCGLVAGAAILILVACNGKTGPAGANGTNGTNGTNGTNGTNGTNATITLKAEQLTGDQWSKLALKGAVNSVTMGGAPVVTFTITDGMGTPVSGLAVKNASGIYPNFGFSIAKLVPANAATGSPSRWVNYVVTETPAAGQTAVPHFAEHENDGTLKDNLDGTYTYTFALDITKVKGYVDAATVYDATHLKADLDDLTYEPTLTHRLIITAGGKQPGTTIQMLDSANLSYDFIPSTGKAVTATDAQRVIADQAACNSCHTKLAFHANYFPPIHDVLLCVVCHTEQHKYGATESLPATGNVLVPGAYGIYTARLQDRALPNFPNMIHKIHTGELLTYQGYNQFGTQYNEVTYPQDLRNCTKCHSASATAQGGNWTSVPSRLACGACHDAIIWATGANHAGGAQTSDQNCASCHGASQMQVIHTPVVAPNPNNAWLVATGGNNNTNASYVAAYTGILPVGAHRVTWDFQSVSLNASRQPVFVFRFLEDGLRKDFKTFVSTASTPEFWDNYAGGPSVYLTFSVPQDGIATPADWNASVSTYVKNIWRGDGKDQYGNALAATAAGTLSGPDASGYYTLTMTGVVIPATATNLTGGIGYTYGLSSTQPLTQTDVAGYAYTPLQVTFNTTTSKYVQVTGTGQGGVSVPAPNVTKLVSGSTARRAIVTNQKCNDCHAALGVFTEKVYHAGQRNDAPTCTFCHNVNRVNNGWGVNIKDAVHALHSAGKRANKYSWEAAAGDKYWEITYPAILNNCEACHVSGSYDFRNSASAAALPNLLWTTVATGTVPNPVNTIVTGTETIPGTYWSPFVTAGAVYGSGFSTNFSPSATTAYTDAAATTLVSSPITAACSNCHDAAAEIAHFRGNGGAFYEPRATALLKVEQCMVCHGPGRTADIKAVHMNFK